In Leptidea sinapis chromosome 8, ilLepSina1.1, whole genome shotgun sequence, a single window of DNA contains:
- the LOC126965727 gene encoding carbonyl reductase [NADPH] 1-like: MTQRVAVVTGSNKGLGYAVVKGLCKTFNGIVYLTCRNEQRGIEAVRKLSEIGLKPSFHKLDVSDKESVENFANFIKTKHGGFDVLVNNAAILEWEQVYPDYEAAKRNIDINYRSLLTIEEFLFPLLRDNARVVNISSACGHLSNLKNEKWLDVLQSEDLTTEQINEFVDEYLQSVRDGTFNKEDFVDNGKHAEHRVSKIALTALTMVQQKKYYSRNISINAVHPGHVKTDMARGGGVTDPDEAAKTILYLINDASPKLKGTFIWSDGKIIDWFDVNGDYYYKHSE; encoded by the coding sequence ATGACACAGAGAGTCGCTGTCGTTACCGGTTCTAACAAAGGGCTTGGCTATGCAGTTGTGAAGGGCTTATGCAAAACATTCAATGGAATAGTATACCTAACATGCAGAAATGAGCAGCGAGGCATCGAAGCTGTGAGAAAGTTAAGCGAAATCGGACTTAAACCGTCCTTCCATAAACTAGACGTAAGCGATAAAGAAAGTGTTGAGAATTTTGCGAATTTTATCAAAACGAAACACGGCGGGTTTGATGTTCTTGTGAATAATGCAGCTATATTGGAGTGGGAACAAGTTTATCCGGATTATGAAGCTGCTAAACGTAATATCGATATTAATTATCGTAGTTTACTAACTATTGAGGAATTCCTGTTCCCGTTACTGAGGGACAACGCAAGAGTTGTTAATATTTCAAGTGCGTGTGGACATTTAtcgaatttgaaaaatgaaaaatggcTAGATGTGCTACAGAGTGAAGATTTAACGACGGAACAGATAAACGAATTTGTTGATGAATATCTACAAAGTGTAAGAGATGGCACTTTCAACAAAGAAGACTTTGTAGATAATGGGAAGCACGCCGAGCATCGTGTGTCGAAGATTGCTCTAACTGCGCTAACTATGGTtcaacaaaagaaatattattcgaGAAATATATCTATAAATGCGGTGCATCCAGGTCACGTGAAAACCGATATGGCTAGAGGTGGAGGTGTGACTGACCCAGATGAAGCAGCCAAAACCATTCTGTACTTGATAAATGATGCTTCGCCTAAACTGAAAGGTACATTTATTTGGAGTGACGGCAAAATAATCGACTGGTTCGATGTAAACGGAGACTATTACTATAAACATTCTGAATAG